In the Ruminococcus sp. OA3 genome, one interval contains:
- a CDS encoding histidine kinase, whose product MNTISNRINKILLFVLFFYILDSILLFPARSNRIYMMAFILLRAGFFAVAAFVVKLYVIRPLGKTEKAMDDYVSGRIGLEQLCEERPITPACDRFLQYLMLTDNKKEMLKYSVEQAKLIALQNQINPHFLYNTLDAIRGDALDAGLNEIASITEALASFFYYSISDLDHLTTLAQELENVKEYFKIQQFRFGKNLKLEIDSEEGFSTASRYCIPRMTLQPLVENAISHGLECKEKKGTVSIHIVRSQYELIIKVIDDGIGMEKSEVDSINGTLHNSNACNMRKEGRGGIALANINSRIKLIFGAEYGVTVFSCKNIGTTVQINIPLVERNKWNEEGITANREWDGSSK is encoded by the coding sequence ATGAATACGATCAGTAACAGAATCAATAAAATACTGCTTTTTGTTTTGTTCTTTTATATCCTGGACAGTATTCTGCTGTTCCCGGCAAGGTCAAATCGCATATATATGATGGCTTTTATTTTGCTCCGGGCAGGCTTCTTTGCAGTGGCGGCGTTCGTTGTTAAGCTCTATGTGATCAGACCGCTTGGAAAGACAGAAAAAGCGATGGATGACTATGTTTCCGGAAGAATCGGACTGGAACAACTATGTGAAGAGCGCCCGATCACCCCGGCCTGTGACAGGTTTTTACAATATTTGATGTTAACAGATAATAAGAAGGAAATGCTGAAATACTCTGTTGAACAGGCAAAACTGATTGCTTTGCAAAATCAGATTAATCCGCACTTTCTGTACAATACGCTGGATGCGATAAGAGGAGATGCGCTGGACGCCGGTTTAAATGAGATAGCATCCATAACAGAGGCGTTGGCCTCTTTTTTCTATTATTCCATTTCGGACCTCGATCATTTGACAACGCTGGCTCAGGAATTGGAGAATGTTAAAGAATATTTCAAAATTCAGCAGTTTAGATTTGGTAAAAATCTGAAACTTGAGATAGACAGTGAGGAGGGATTTTCCACTGCTTCCAGATATTGTATACCCAGAATGACGCTGCAGCCGCTTGTGGAAAATGCTATCTCGCATGGACTGGAGTGTAAAGAGAAAAAGGGAACGGTAAGTATCCATATAGTGCGTTCGCAGTATGAGCTGATCATCAAAGTGATTGATGACGGTATCGGGATGGAGAAAAGTGAAGTTGACAGTATCAACGGGACGCTGCACAACTCCAACGCCTGTAATATGAGGAAAGAAGGACGGGGAGGAATAGCGCTGGCTAATATCAACAGCAGGATTAAGCTTATATTTGGCGCTGAATATGGTGTCACTGTATTCTCGTGTAAAAACATAGGAACTACCGTACAGATCAATATTCCGTTGGTGGAAAGGAATAAATGGAATGAAGAAGGAATTACTGCGAATAGAGAATGGGATGGTTCTTCAAAATAA
- a CDS encoding sugar ABC transporter substrate-binding protein, whose amino-acid sequence MKRGKLKKMMALIAGFAMVCTVITGCSSGGGSSDDAGNKEDSQSSADSEEKETYTIGFTNRLASDVFLKTLEDKFVAACEADGRFEVVRADANNDSQKQVEQVDNFLVMDVDALVLCPNDQESLVPQIEQANKSGIPVFTFSTQASGGDQVYVGVSNYDCGYCQGEWLHENLPENAKIIYLAGNMGYQISIDRENGLKDGLGDRLAENGGDVEIIAQQEYMYTREEGMTIMEDYIQAYDDFDCVVTVNDQGACGAIEALKAANRLDGVMVCGIDAIDDALNYISSGEMSMTVRQDPDAQAEALYQAICDTFDGKEVEPVIETPVQTITSDNVAEFVK is encoded by the coding sequence ATGAAACGAGGTAAACTGAAAAAGATGATGGCATTGATTGCCGGGTTTGCGATGGTGTGTACAGTGATAACAGGTTGTTCATCTGGGGGCGGATCTTCCGATGATGCGGGGAACAAAGAAGATTCACAGAGCAGTGCTGACAGTGAGGAGAAAGAGACTTACACGATCGGTTTTACGAACCGTCTGGCATCCGATGTGTTTTTAAAAACACTGGAGGACAAGTTTGTAGCCGCATGTGAGGCGGACGGACGATTTGAAGTAGTACGGGCAGATGCCAACAATGACAGCCAGAAACAGGTGGAGCAGGTTGACAATTTTCTTGTGATGGATGTGGATGCTCTTGTGTTGTGCCCGAATGATCAGGAAAGCCTTGTGCCTCAGATTGAGCAGGCCAACAAATCAGGAATACCGGTATTTACATTTTCAACGCAGGCATCCGGCGGTGATCAGGTGTATGTAGGAGTTTCTAATTACGACTGTGGATATTGTCAGGGAGAATGGCTGCATGAAAATCTTCCCGAAAATGCAAAAATCATCTATCTTGCCGGAAATATGGGCTATCAGATTTCCATTGACAGGGAAAATGGTCTGAAAGACGGCTTGGGTGATCGTCTTGCCGAGAATGGCGGGGATGTTGAAATAATCGCTCAGCAGGAATATATGTATACACGTGAAGAGGGCATGACGATTATGGAAGACTATATCCAGGCATATGATGACTTCGACTGTGTGGTCACGGTCAATGACCAGGGAGCCTGCGGAGCCATTGAGGCACTGAAGGCCGCCAATCGGCTGGATGGTGTGATGGTCTGTGGGATTGACGCGATTGACGATGCGCTCAATTACATCTCAAGCGGTGAGATGTCGATGACTGTCCGCCAGGACCCGGATGCCCAGGCAGAGGCGCTGTATCAGGCGATCTGTGATACGTTTGACGGGAAAGAAGTTGAACCTGTGATTGAGACACCTGTCCAGACAATTACTTCAGACAATGTGGCTGAATTTGTAAAATAA
- a CDS encoding PHB depolymerase family esterase, with translation MMSKIRQKIDPLDPYLPSHVGVFEDEIEVCGVMRRVIMYIPEGARASNAGIMILPDDGISAAEMLEKSNWREIADTEEEKEKITLMFLEPRHGHWNIKEPYGEDGGDVEYVKMAYDRFARRDLFCVHESKFYMAGYGSGATIAQMAAMYDPAVYAGIAAVSPKPVPEQFMKEAGAQVCFRLNGFEDATGLGMKKGEIPVPVWIILDRNCDDTYDSETAYWKRALAADKCSMLYPDTVQHIRTKETLSPLNQHKEAYRLWVSRIENPAKDHGNLLNRRIWKKFLYPVRRWMSQPGGDLRMTRALIDDLHMEYYYREVDGWMREWYVYVPESVKANPDRKVPLVLAMHGYTCSGEIYSGNSGWHQVADEYGFIVVFPSAVHGCFAVKEENRAISRDITVLPAWNIYSNPEFPDELNFFEYLLDDLMHTYCIDEGRVYATGHSMGSLMVQMLAIARPHWFAAVAPCSGVLFLDALDHFQMQDYFRERPDVEMPVWMFGGEREEWLLPAVPAGDNITAESIRFWCRLNDYESVPGEFAESQIHSQLWHDYCFKKGVCDLVRYTWIRHLPHATMPEMSFRIWEEFFSGYYRDSDGKTGQY, from the coding sequence ATGATGAGCAAAATCAGGCAAAAAATTGATCCGTTAGATCCCTATCTGCCCAGTCATGTGGGCGTTTTTGAGGATGAAATCGAGGTCTGCGGTGTGATGCGTCGCGTGATCATGTATATTCCTGAAGGGGCGCGGGCGTCCAATGCCGGTATCATGATACTGCCGGACGATGGGATATCTGCGGCGGAGATGCTGGAAAAGAGCAACTGGCGTGAGATAGCCGATACAGAGGAAGAAAAAGAAAAAATAACGTTGATGTTTCTGGAGCCGCGGCATGGACATTGGAATATTAAGGAACCATACGGGGAAGACGGCGGAGATGTGGAGTATGTGAAAATGGCATATGATCGTTTTGCCCGCCGGGATCTGTTCTGCGTTCATGAATCTAAATTCTATATGGCAGGTTACGGGAGCGGGGCAACGATTGCACAGATGGCGGCTATGTATGACCCCGCGGTATATGCCGGCATTGCCGCCGTCTCACCAAAACCTGTACCGGAACAATTTATGAAAGAAGCAGGCGCACAAGTTTGTTTCCGCTTGAATGGGTTTGAGGATGCCACAGGATTGGGAATGAAAAAAGGGGAAATTCCGGTTCCCGTATGGATCATTCTGGACAGGAACTGTGATGATACATATGATAGTGAAACAGCGTATTGGAAAAGGGCGCTTGCAGCTGACAAATGCAGTATGCTTTATCCGGATACGGTACAGCATATCCGGACAAAAGAGACGCTGTCGCCTCTTAATCAACACAAAGAGGCCTATCGGCTATGGGTGAGCAGGATTGAGAATCCTGCAAAGGATCATGGAAACCTCCTGAATCGGCGTATCTGGAAGAAATTTTTATATCCGGTGCGCAGATGGATGTCGCAGCCGGGCGGAGATCTGCGGATGACGCGTGCGTTGATTGATGATTTGCATATGGAGTATTATTACAGGGAAGTTGACGGATGGATGCGTGAATGGTATGTCTATGTGCCGGAAAGCGTAAAGGCAAATCCAGACAGGAAAGTACCGCTTGTCCTGGCTATGCATGGATATACGTGTTCAGGTGAAATCTACAGCGGAAATTCAGGCTGGCATCAGGTTGCTGACGAATACGGATTTATTGTGGTGTTCCCATCAGCGGTTCACGGCTGTTTTGCGGTGAAGGAGGAAAATCGTGCCATAAGCAGGGATATCACGGTTCTGCCGGCGTGGAATATCTACTCAAATCCGGAGTTTCCCGATGAGCTTAACTTTTTTGAATATCTGCTGGATGATTTGATGCATACCTATTGTATCGACGAAGGTCGTGTCTATGCGACAGGGCATTCGATGGGTTCGCTGATGGTGCAGATGCTGGCGATTGCCAGACCTCATTGGTTTGCAGCGGTAGCCCCATGCTCAGGCGTGCTGTTTTTAGATGCGCTGGATCATTTTCAGATGCAGGACTATTTCAGGGAACGGCCGGATGTTGAAATGCCGGTGTGGATGTTCGGGGGTGAGAGAGAAGAATGGCTGTTGCCCGCGGTGCCTGCGGGGGATAATATAACCGCCGAATCGATTCGCTTCTGGTGCCGGCTGAACGATTATGAGTCGGTCCCCGGGGAGTTTGCAGAAAGTCAGATTCACAGTCAGCTGTGGCATGATTATTGTTTCAAAAAGGGAGTATGCGACCTTGTACGCTATACATGGATCAGACATCTCCCTCATGCGACGATGCCGGAAATGTCGTTCCGGATATGGGAAGAGTTTTTTTCCGGGTATTACCGGGATTCAGATGGGAAAACCGGACAGTATTAA
- a CDS encoding ATP-binding cassette domain-containing protein, with the protein MKKELLRIENGMVLQNKHAILYSVFIRVFCGDIVGITSDRSYVIEYLLKCLCGQLDFDSGFLYYEGRLISNSGKTGAFKSNYTLINDHSSFIKTLTLAENVFALQETTPFFFRKKNSEFELRKMMDAFHIKLSVDTPVKKLNVIQRIQIEMLKAKIHGKKIFMIDMRNLYLSVPEKKELYQFLKLLGDSGDCVVVIFANQPNRITDLADKLVFMSDGKVLIETDKSESRYLEIEKNFSLNLDSLNKKYTRGGVKEVLRFSDVSAGSLEGLNFAVHAGEVVTISSDQWSTVKEIEMILKGELRPHKGEIYINQRKYKPMKKNRMLQRYSMVVIEQPAKSQLLSNLSFYDNLCISRGLRMRGFWYDKSIKNSIQKYCGKHMGEDLIHKKVSELTMIEAQKLLYLRWLLYSPEIVVCVEPFKSVDVYLEKNAVEMIMEMSRKGIAVIVLTQGLPQK; encoded by the coding sequence ATGAAGAAGGAATTACTGCGAATAGAGAATGGGATGGTTCTTCAAAATAAGCATGCAATTTTATATTCTGTTTTTATTCGTGTTTTTTGCGGGGATATTGTAGGAATCACATCTGACAGGAGTTATGTGATTGAGTATCTTTTGAAATGTCTGTGCGGGCAACTGGATTTTGATTCAGGATTCCTGTATTATGAGGGACGACTGATCAGCAACAGTGGAAAGACGGGGGCATTTAAGTCTAATTATACGTTGATCAATGATCATTCTTCGTTTATTAAAACTTTGACGCTCGCCGAAAATGTATTCGCCCTGCAGGAGACGACACCATTCTTTTTTCGAAAAAAGAATTCGGAATTTGAACTGAGAAAAATGATGGATGCATTTCACATAAAACTGTCAGTTGACACTCCGGTAAAAAAGCTGAATGTAATACAGAGAATTCAAATAGAGATGCTGAAGGCAAAAATCCACGGAAAAAAAATCTTTATGATAGATATGAGAAATCTTTATCTGTCTGTTCCGGAGAAAAAAGAACTGTATCAGTTTCTAAAACTATTGGGAGACTCAGGAGACTGCGTGGTTGTAATTTTCGCTAATCAGCCTAACAGGATTACTGACTTGGCGGACAAACTGGTTTTCATGTCTGACGGAAAGGTGTTGATTGAAACTGATAAATCCGAGAGCAGATATCTGGAAATAGAAAAGAACTTCAGCCTTAATCTTGATTCGCTGAATAAGAAGTATACACGCGGCGGTGTGAAAGAAGTACTCAGGTTTTCAGATGTATCTGCAGGCAGTCTTGAGGGACTCAATTTCGCAGTTCATGCAGGTGAGGTTGTCACTATATCATCCGACCAGTGGAGCACTGTCAAGGAGATCGAAATGATTCTAAAGGGAGAGCTGCGTCCGCATAAGGGAGAAATCTATATTAACCAGAGAAAATATAAACCGATGAAAAAAAATCGGATGCTGCAGCGGTACTCGATGGTTGTCATTGAACAGCCGGCAAAAAGTCAGCTTCTTTCTAATTTAAGTTTTTATGACAATTTGTGTATCAGTCGCGGACTGAGGATGCGCGGCTTCTGGTATGACAAATCAATAAAAAACAGCATTCAGAAATATTGCGGTAAACACATGGGAGAAGACCTCATCCATAAAAAAGTATCCGAGCTAACCATGATAGAAGCACAGAAATTACTCTATCTCCGGTGGTTGTTGTATTCGCCGGAGATTGTTGTCTGTGTGGAACCGTTTAAAAGCGTGGACGTGTATCTTGAGAAAAATGCGGTTGAGATGATCATGGAAATGTCCAGGAAGGGAATTGCAGTTATTGTTTTGACTCAGGGACTGCCGCAAAAGTAA
- a CDS encoding PHB depolymerase family esterase has product MENYSGYEFDPDFDRTDVDILCISGKSDIVQKPVDPADPYRSSHIGIFQRCIETGDNKETYAVYIPEDFPPFGDGIFVFAPGKISAEDYIQHSGIRKMADEHCMVLLILQSPDTLWKERSVENILAYARSAFLDMSLRDLYTWNEASYYVLGMEDGAYAANVFTMMYSSILAASVLRGDSSVSEEFLDIVKTLPSDGNRDIRKSDNPIPVWLIGEDERSVRYYRSACRTEEGYSVGNFARKYMPKPDPVLSLVDEQAVAEVWVSTPEETAGWESECFFDEAARFLLRFKRWAGTGKRKLRRTITADDIGLVKKEIIADGKKRYWYVYEPSAYRRDKTQKLPMVIGLHGLCGTGEFWAQNTEWHRVAEARDFIMVYPTAYMHIYGACMCATPAWSGSGMTLSDGHDDLPFFKAMIEKMCEEYVIDSERIYVAGHSNGSAMTQRLIEKMPAYFAAFGPNGYAEGDIAKECRLNSYEHSVVCPTWLFKGDRDIGSKADLTEGSANACVLGRLCEQNGADYRSPKIYQNGIYKNYVWYDKQRVPVVRFSALKGFPHAYTPENAWMTWDEYFCKFKRKRDGSVEYLG; this is encoded by the coding sequence ATGGAAAATTATTCTGGCTATGAGTTTGATCCTGATTTTGACAGGACGGATGTTGATATTTTATGTATATCCGGAAAGAGTGATATTGTTCAGAAGCCCGTAGATCCGGCAGATCCCTACAGGTCCTCACACATCGGAATATTTCAGCGGTGTATTGAGACCGGTGATAATAAGGAAACGTACGCGGTCTATATACCGGAAGACTTTCCGCCATTCGGGGATGGAATCTTTGTGTTTGCACCTGGAAAAATATCAGCAGAAGACTATATACAGCATAGCGGTATCCGGAAAATGGCGGATGAACACTGCATGGTTCTTCTTATCCTGCAGTCCCCCGATACTTTATGGAAAGAAAGAAGCGTTGAAAACATTCTTGCGTATGCCAGAAGCGCCTTTCTGGACATGAGCCTGAGGGATCTCTATACCTGGAATGAGGCGTCTTATTATGTATTAGGCATGGAAGACGGCGCCTATGCGGCAAACGTATTTACCATGATGTACAGCAGCATTCTTGCCGCGTCAGTGCTGCGCGGGGATTCTTCCGTCTCAGAGGAGTTTCTTGACATCGTGAAAACACTGCCGTCTGATGGAAACAGGGATATCCGAAAATCCGACAATCCGATTCCGGTCTGGCTGATTGGAGAGGATGAAAGGTCCGTCAGATACTATCGCAGCGCATGCCGTACCGAAGAAGGATACAGTGTTGGAAATTTTGCCAGGAAGTATATGCCGAAACCAGATCCTGTCTTAAGCCTGGTTGATGAGCAGGCGGTCGCTGAGGTATGGGTCAGTACACCGGAAGAGACTGCCGGCTGGGAGAGCGAATGTTTTTTTGACGAGGCCGCCAGATTTCTTCTTCGTTTCAAAAGATGGGCAGGAACGGGAAAACGTAAGCTGAGAAGAACGATAACAGCTGATGATATCGGTCTTGTCAAAAAGGAGATAATTGCTGACGGAAAAAAACGATACTGGTATGTCTATGAACCCTCCGCATACAGAAGGGACAAGACGCAGAAGCTGCCGATGGTGATCGGATTGCACGGACTGTGCGGAACCGGGGAGTTCTGGGCGCAGAACACCGAGTGGCATCGTGTGGCGGAAGCCAGAGATTTTATTATGGTATACCCAACGGCGTATATGCATATATACGGAGCGTGTATGTGCGCGACACCTGCGTGGTCGGGATCGGGGATGACGCTGTCTGACGGTCATGATGACCTGCCATTTTTTAAGGCAATGATTGAAAAGATGTGCGAAGAGTATGTGATTGACAGTGAGCGCATCTATGTTGCCGGACACTCCAATGGTTCCGCGATGACACAGAGATTAATCGAAAAAATGCCTGCATATTTTGCGGCATTCGGACCAAACGGATACGCGGAGGGCGATATCGCAAAGGAATGCAGGTTAAATTCATATGAACATTCTGTTGTGTGCCCAACGTGGCTGTTTAAGGGGGACAGAGATATTGGAAGCAAGGCTGATCTGACGGAGGGATCAGCAAATGCATGTGTACTCGGCAGGCTCTGTGAGCAAAACGGGGCTGATTACCGGTCACCGAAAATTTACCAGAATGGTATCTATAAAAACTATGTGTGGTATGATAAACAGAGAGTACCTGTTGTCAGATTCAGTGCCCTGAAAGGTTTTCCGCATGCTTATACGCCGGAGAATGCCTGGATGACCTGGGACGAGTATTTTTGTAAATTTAAACGAAAAAGAGATGGTTCTGTTGAATATCTTGGATGA
- a CDS encoding AraC family transcriptional regulator produces the protein MIPLSPLERAIKYIEEHLDENIGLTDVSRETGYSYCHMTRLFSSVLGESVGRYIHRRKLYHASEKLIYSDDRIIDIALDSGFQSSEAFSRAFKSVFGVSPVHYRKEGVDLVVNAKRELTPQDVSHIANNISHSPEIVMMRETKVAGIRGTTSLLDNRLPGLWDEFLHLHAGVFADAGVGYRICETQRTSYTEDGDVSFSAMVGSPVYDFDKLPESLAAKTLRGGRYAVFTHRGTFSNLFKTYQYIFGTWLPSSKEVLDDREDFEVYEHKVVSFDDPDNEVKIFIPVK, from the coding sequence TTGATACCATTATCCCCATTAGAGAGGGCAATCAAATACATTGAAGAACATTTAGATGAAAATATCGGCCTGACTGATGTGTCCAGGGAGACTGGCTACTCCTACTGCCATATGACGCGGCTGTTTTCTTCCGTATTAGGGGAATCGGTCGGCCGCTACATTCATCGGCGGAAGCTGTATCATGCTTCCGAAAAACTTATTTATTCTGACGATCGGATCATAGATATTGCTCTTGACAGCGGATTCCAATCATCGGAGGCGTTCAGCAGAGCATTTAAGTCTGTCTTTGGCGTCAGCCCGGTTCATTACCGGAAGGAGGGCGTTGACCTTGTAGTGAACGCCAAGAGAGAACTTACACCTCAGGATGTCAGTCACATCGCGAATAATATTTCACATTCACCTGAGATCGTCATGATGAGGGAAACAAAGGTAGCCGGCATTCGGGGAACTACATCCCTCCTGGATAACCGGCTTCCCGGATTGTGGGATGAGTTTCTGCATCTTCATGCAGGTGTTTTTGCTGATGCCGGCGTGGGATACCGCATCTGTGAAACGCAGCGGACCAGCTATACAGAAGACGGCGACGTATCATTTTCAGCCATGGTTGGCAGCCCGGTGTATGATTTTGACAAGCTTCCGGAATCACTTGCCGCAAAGACACTGCGTGGGGGAAGATATGCCGTTTTCACTCACCGCGGCACTTTCTCAAATCTGTTCAAAACTTATCAGTATATCTTCGGAACATGGCTGCCCTCATCGAAAGAGGTTCTCGACGACAGGGAAGATTTTGAAGTCTATGAGCACAAGGTAGTATCTTTTGACGATCCGGACAATGAAGTTAAAATTTTTATTCCTGTTAAATAG
- a CDS encoding response regulator, whose product MLKVLIADDEEHVCKLIEKLIKWEELGLRLVSVVHSGNAALEAYRELQPDIIITDIRMPALSGIDLIKEVKRLNKEISFLVISGYRVFDYAYGALKNGADDYIVKPIRQNDINNALKRIVEKKNKTLKLESENREYKQKEIIYDLMQSPEKVEACHSCQDINCHYNLNIKCNEVTVFILKIDLHGNIKIGENLNVIAEHVLHLLIQQMEKEGYAVYAAIYHDMIPVIVETDVLEQQAFFESLKKILKEIRLVEDKVIKVSSCIGIGGTGDISELSALMDLAQYAVWDKLSGGNKKILVYHERENEENIIFSDALRTSLKSCVESLNYSGIMEIVTRLEDGFKSDNHNISGWQIYDAYRTLLEHMVGILKKVDSERELTEYAEGKLLELRMCAESSEMIRFIRTVIEEILFRIKKLEENLEKRPIRTAITYINEHYSENLSLENISTVVKLNSVYFSTMFKRETGKNFVEYLTEVRLEHAKKLLIESDYNISEIAWKVGYQDEKYFMKVFKREAGITCAKYRKLYG is encoded by the coding sequence ATGTTGAAAGTATTGATCGCGGATGATGAAGAACACGTTTGTAAGTTGATCGAAAAGCTTATAAAGTGGGAAGAATTAGGACTTCGGCTTGTTTCTGTGGTTCATTCCGGAAATGCGGCGCTGGAGGCATACAGAGAGCTGCAGCCGGATATTATCATTACAGATATACGTATGCCGGCTCTGAGCGGTATCGATTTGATCAAAGAAGTGAAGCGCCTCAATAAGGAAATAAGTTTTCTGGTAATCAGCGGTTACAGAGTTTTTGATTATGCATATGGAGCGTTGAAAAACGGGGCGGACGACTACATTGTAAAGCCGATCAGGCAGAATGATATTAATAATGCATTGAAAAGAATCGTGGAGAAGAAAAATAAAACACTCAAATTAGAATCAGAGAACCGAGAGTACAAGCAGAAAGAGATTATCTACGATCTCATGCAGTCCCCTGAAAAGGTGGAAGCCTGTCACTCCTGCCAGGATATTAACTGCCATTATAATTTAAATATTAAATGCAATGAAGTAACTGTTTTTATTTTAAAAATTGATCTGCATGGGAACATCAAGATAGGTGAAAATTTAAATGTAATTGCAGAGCATGTTCTGCACCTTTTGATTCAACAGATGGAGAAAGAAGGATACGCTGTTTACGCTGCGATATATCATGATATGATTCCGGTGATTGTTGAGACAGATGTACTGGAACAGCAGGCGTTTTTTGAGAGTCTGAAAAAAATACTCAAGGAAATCAGGCTGGTAGAGGATAAAGTAATTAAAGTAAGTTCCTGCATTGGAATCGGTGGAACAGGGGATATATCAGAATTAAGTGCACTTATGGATCTGGCGCAATATGCCGTTTGGGATAAGTTATCCGGAGGGAATAAGAAGATTCTGGTTTATCATGAAAGAGAAAATGAAGAAAACATTATTTTTTCTGATGCTCTTAGAACTTCGCTGAAAAGCTGCGTCGAAAGCCTGAATTACAGTGGGATCATGGAGATTGTGACAAGGCTTGAAGACGGTTTCAAAAGTGATAATCATAACATTTCAGGATGGCAGATCTATGATGCGTACAGAACACTTCTGGAACATATGGTGGGTATCCTGAAGAAAGTTGACTCGGAAAGGGAACTCACGGAATATGCAGAAGGCAAACTTCTGGAATTGCGGATGTGCGCTGAGTCCTCTGAGATGATAAGATTCATCAGGACAGTGATAGAAGAAATACTGTTTCGAATTAAAAAGCTGGAGGAGAACTTAGAGAAAAGGCCAATACGAACAGCGATTACATATATCAATGAACATTACAGTGAAAATCTGTCCTTGGAAAATATAAGTACGGTCGTAAAGTTGAATTCTGTTTATTTTTCAACGATGTTTAAAAGAGAGACGGGAAAAAACTTTGTGGAATATCTCACGGAGGTTCGTCTTGAGCACGCAAAAAAGCTGTTAATTGAATCGGATTATAATATATCTGAGATCGCGTGGAAGGTAGGCTATCAGGATGAGAAATACTTTATGAAAGTCTTTAAAAGAGAAGCCGGTATTACATGTGCTAAATACAGAAAGTTATACGGCTGA
- a CDS encoding ABC transporter permease, with protein MRKTKKKFSFAEFYSKFGVVTILIVVFVIASLLSGNFLKPANLTNVLRQIVVVTVIGCGACFVLITAQINIAYDSLIACVGCTSCLVMIHTGSVFLAVIVGIALGAVIGLFYGFCVAKLSMPGFIVGLAIDTIASGAILLATNGNPISGLGKFTVIGQGYIGFVPISVIIMFGVLAVSYVLLNMTCFGRQVMAVGGNKQAAIASGINVDRVIILVYIYDGIMTAIAAIIFMSRLSSGQPSAGVGYAFDAITAVVVGGVSIYGGSGNVIGTIVGAAIVGILNNLMNLLNVTSYWQNIVSGIVILLAVLMDVMTKRASANAIKNAMADRTEKAA; from the coding sequence ATGAGGAAAACAAAAAAGAAATTTAGTTTTGCAGAATTTTACAGCAAATTTGGCGTTGTCACCATTCTGATCGTGGTATTTGTGATTGCGTCTTTGCTTTCGGGAAACTTCCTGAAACCGGCTAACCTTACAAATGTTTTGCGGCAGATCGTGGTTGTTACCGTAATTGGATGCGGAGCCTGTTTTGTGTTGATCACCGCACAGATTAATATCGCCTATGACTCACTGATCGCCTGTGTGGGATGTACGTCATGTCTGGTAATGATTCATACTGGTAGCGTCTTTCTGGCAGTGATTGTCGGAATCGCACTGGGGGCAGTGATCGGACTGTTTTACGGATTTTGCGTGGCGAAATTGTCAATGCCTGGATTTATTGTCGGTCTGGCGATCGATACGATAGCGTCGGGAGCCATCCTTCTGGCGACGAACGGAAATCCGATTTCCGGTCTGGGGAAATTTACAGTGATCGGGCAGGGGTATATAGGATTCGTACCGATCTCTGTTATCATTATGTTTGGTGTTTTGGCCGTAAGCTACGTTTTGCTCAACATGACCTGCTTTGGAAGACAGGTTATGGCGGTCGGCGGAAATAAGCAGGCGGCGATTGCCTCCGGCATCAATGTGGACAGAGTCATTATATTAGTTTACATATACGATGGCATCATGACGGCCATTGCAGCGATTATCTTTATGTCGCGGCTATCCTCCGGTCAGCCGTCCGCAGGCGTGGGATATGCATTTGATGCGATTACAGCTGTTGTCGTAGGCGGTGTTTCGATCTACGGGGGCTCCGGTAATGTGATAGGAACAATTGTCGGAGCTGCCATCGTAGGTATTCTCAATAATCTGATGAATCTTCTGAATGTCACCAGTTATTGGCAGAATATCGTTTCCGGCATTGTTATCCTTCTGGCAGTGCTGATGGATGTCATGACGAAACGTGCCTCCGCAAATGCAATCAAGAATGCGATGGCTGACAGAACGGAGAAGGCAGCTTAG